Below is a window of Humulus lupulus chromosome 2, drHumLupu1.1, whole genome shotgun sequence DNA.
TGCCAGAACCAGGACCAGCCAGATTAATGCCTTTGACCTTTCGAGCTGTGGACGAAGCATGGTCATCTTTGACAGTGTAGGTAGGACTaaccaaaggagaagtcaaggtctcatgggacttcttcaaaggacgctgagagtccaaaagtttgtaaatgacttgtggaaacatcaagtgttgacccttgcGTTTGGTACCACTCAAGGACATGATTTGATCAAAAATAACAGCAGCAAGATCAATTGCGACTccagtcccaattttgaacaatagaaaaGCCATGTCTTGAGTGATGGTGAAGGAATGAGTGGTAggtatccaattaaacattgcgaatttgaaaagagcaccataataATGAGTGAGATCTGTGATTCGTAGAGAGGtgcttggttcccacaccatagcttgaccaACCAACTCGGACAACACTTGATCCTTagcaaactcaatagaatcatcaatctcaacaggAACGAGATTGAGGGCTTTAGCAATTTCAGACGGACCAAACATATACCAATGTCCCCTAACATACAccttatgaaacataaaagaagattAGTCCaataactcatcattcaaatttgcataaaattcttaacaacccgaggcacaaaccTAGACATAGATCGCAACCAGCCCCTTTCTTCTAAAGTAAGTAAGACCCCAAAAACACAATGAGGAGCAAAAATGAAAATTTTCtcactaataaagtgacgatgctcataaaattgcatgttcttctcattatcattaaaacagaaagtaagagaatgggctttgaaagaacctgaggtacgAACAGGAGTACCTTTTTGTTTAGCGAGTTTGGAAGACAATTcgggaaatgccaatggtgtGGTGCCTTTTGGGTCAGATGCAATAGGAGAGGCTTCTGATGGGTCTTCTTCAAATTCAGTCTCTTCCACCAAATCATCAAGAGGAACATCAGGATTTGGCTCGGTCAAggaagggtccaactcaggctgagagtcttccgtttcagaagaaacatcctccgatgaggtgcaaggaggtgggttgatttttgccttcaatttaaatctggataaaggagatgaatcagagatggagctgataccttttgttggagccactttggccttcttggCTTTCTTTGTTCCATTAGCTTTGGTCTTGCGTTTACCCTTTGCCTTGGGGGTCAACACATCAAGAGATAATGACGATTCAGAGTCATGATCAGATGGATCAGACATAACTTCAGTGGAGATTGATTGGGAATGACTTATAGCCAAGGCTGGTTTGGCTTTGATTTGACCTTCGGACGAGGCGAGTGGAACCGCCGAGACTAGGATTGGCTTAGCATCCAAGTTAGGGAACGTAACTCCTTTACTTGAAGCTCCAAGAATAGTAGATCCCATAGGACCTGAAAGAtcaagaaccttctttcttgctaTGGTTTTAGGTCGACGGCCTGGTGTAGGAGAGACAGCAGGGATTGATGCTGGGACTGAAGGAGTGGCAGAGGGAACTGCTTCAGGAACTGTCTCTTACTGAGACTTCACAGATTTAGAAGATGAACCACGGcctcgagtcttcatggctgctaagaatgaaacaagtgaaacacacaaagaaaaaaaccctaaacactttggttatacGTGAGAGATACAAACAAGAAAACAATGAGTAtgaaacaaccaaagtgaatccgaatatatagagtattcggtgcacaaatgaggcaagttcaaaaatgggtaaccaaaaaATGGGTTACCGGATTTtaagtgataaatgccaaaatatctcctttttaaaacaaattctttcacacctcaaaattgaaaactttttgaatattttagaatatattgagataaaacaaataaattgcatcaattaacTTTTCAAacccttttttatttttaagtacaCGGTTCAAAAcagattttattttataattttcttttcgtttattttattacaaaattgccgaaaatagagtgtcaattgccataccatatgtgtccatgtaaatgccaagtcctgttcaaaagaaacaagataaccatatttttcacaaattagagaaatgagttataattcaaatactaagagaccacaattcgaaaaatataccaatcacaaaacatattcgaatcaattcattatatgtgtgagtcttacaaccatcttacacagtctagtcaacagaCATgcgtgtgtgcatgtgtaatcaatttggcatttcttttttgccttttaaagctagggtcattgcccatatttggcgattttagcctttttcaaattgtaaccataatggaggctataactcttatactgatggtagccatttacactggtagagtatcctccaatataattgctaattacctggtaccaacttactcagtgtcgactttcacacatcagtataggtagctcttttccaaaatggagcctgaaaaagaaaccggattaaggaatgctcatacaaacataatgatttgatcgaatataaattggatggtctataatttttcagaTATGGTTTTTTATTCCAAACAAAGTATACGACTTATAAtgatcattttctaaaatacaaaaaatatgctcatcaaatttcttccaaacaggacaacAGATTTACataaacacatatgcaaggcaagataatcaatttattggcaatttcaaataaaacaaacccccaaggacttcctgagggaatcaaatctgaccgtgtctaaagctttagtaaaaatatctgcaatttgtttgttagtctcaacatattctaaaatcaatgttttgttttcaacaagttccctaataaaatgatgacgaatgtcaatatgtttggtgcgagagtgctgaacaggatttttggagatattaatagcacttgtattatcacaaaaaatggttaaagttttaatatcaaacccatagtctgccaagatttgtttcatccacaaaagttgagtacaacagcttccaacagcaatgtactcagcttcggctgttgacaaggagatggagttttgtgttttactatgccaggagaccaaattgtttcctaagtaagcTTCggcgatcatcagtgtttcctgcccaatctgcatcactataataCACAAGgctagaatttgtttctttggagtaccaaatgcctaaatcaagagtattattgatgtaacgaataattcttcactactacaaaaaaggatttttaggactagcattgcgagtcctaaaaaagattttaggactcgcagggcgcgagtcctctatttgagagccttaaaaactaaggttttttaggactcacaacgcgagtcctaaaaaatctggttgagtgcctttaattaagtttttaggactcgcattgcgagtcctaaaaaatctggttgagtgcctttaattaagtttttaggaatcgcaatgcgagtcctaaaagaatgtttttaggactcgcaacgcgagtcctaaaaaatctgattgagtgctttaagtaattttttaggactcgcattgcgagtcctaaaagaatgtttttaggactcgcaacgcgagttcTAAAAAATCTGATTGAgtgctttaagtaattttttaggactcgctttgcatgtcCTTAAaagtaattgtttttttttaaaaaatgcagctacaattttcattttgatttatcaaaatatatccctttgagtgtccaaaatgtattatatatgttagatttctaaattttcaaaagaaaatacaacaaaataattttttattaattactcaaaaatatcatttcagtATTTAGTCTACTTGGCTTACAAAATCATACTACATGACAGTTTATACTACAATAAAATTatatcatcaccaaatattaaacaagaaatgtatacaatgttaatgagatatattttttattctaaaaacttcaactttcaatgttgtctagtattacgccaaagaaatgcatctcaatatagacctgcacattataaaaaagttatttaattataaatatattataattcaaacttataGATAAGTAGACAcacacatcatcatcatcatttggcTTTTAACAATCAAATCAAAGTGAAAATGCATAATTACGCTACACAAATTGCATTCAAATAAAATAGTTTTGACTAAATTAAACATCTAATTAAGCATCTTTTAAGAGACCCTTTTAATCATAATCCACCTCTTAATCTCTAATTTCGTTAAAACTTTAATGCagacttattatttattatgatgttatggttCAAGTGGGAAGGAGCTTAAGTGATAAGACATTAGTACTACTTAATTACTTGATTAATTAAGAAAGAAACATCACTAATTTGAATCCTATATTGGATGTATAGTAATTGGAACTTGTGATGGAAAAAGATATTAAAACTATTATATTGCACATCAAATTCTTTGTTTATTTGCAATAACTaatgttggttttttttttatctttttatctTTTAGCCAGGGACATTTTATGAAACAATTTTTCGCATTGTAAATACGATCAATTTTAACATATAACTTAATCAAAATCCTCCCCACAATTACACCTATTTCACGAAACGGAACCTATAATTACTAATAAGAAGAAACAAACTCAATCCACCAAAAACACATTTACATGCAAAGAGAGGaagattaattaaaaagaaaaccaaaaCCATACCAATTTGAAAGTTGAAACAAGAAATATAAGAGTGAAAAAAATAACAGAAAGACAATTGGTACGCGAGAGGAAGAGTAGAGGTTGCATCAAGCAGAGTATATTAATTTTGCCCAATTTCAGATAGCCACAAAATGGTTGTATAAGAGATAAGTACGTATAAGAGAACCGAAAGGCATTAACAACTATATTCTTAATacaaatagaaaaataagataaaaaggaaaacatgaagaaaaaaaaattcataatctAAACCCAGAAACACCAAATACAAGCACAATTGAAAGAGAAAAGATGAGGATTTGATTCAAATTCTAGAAAGACCTATCCTGCACTTATAATCTCGAAAGCACAAATCTGTGATCACATAGTTACTCTAAATCGGCTCTTTTGAGGCTCGGATTAAGCAAATTTTGTGATTAGTAGAAAAATTTAAattcaacttaattattaattaggtggtcaaatgttaaatatccggatcacaaatttatcattgtggcagccatctttttcatatttccacacaaaactaagtacaaaaaaatctatagaaaatcggacaacataccccctaatttactagcctagccatatgtcacaatcaacaccatgtcaaaaaaatcaaacaacacacaagttttcatccatatatcaccgcagcacacaaaattctcagaacctacttcactaagacatgcaagttttcaaccttccattatcaccgcagcacacagaattcccagaacctacttcactacgggtgaatatctaagatattcaaactccactaagtACAAAAATATTTTACATATAGCCATAAATAAGAAGTCTTAACTCAACTAggaaactatttttttataattcaAACTCAGATAAGCTCtaataaaaatctttaaaatatatgaaaataaaaCTGCAATCAATTTCTAATTACATGAAACATGTTTGGTATTAATTACCTGTTCTACACCTTGAACTAAGGACCTTTCCTTTCTGGAAGCATCACCATGTTCAGCTTCAGCGGCCAAACTATCATGGACGTCCACAACATCCTATTAACAGTGGCAAATGTGAGAAGTAAAGGCAGTGAGAATATTTACAAAAGCAATTCATAGAAAATTCTAACACTGTACAACTTCCAGTTCTCGTGCTGCTCAAAATAAGGTGAGCTTTGTATTGGTTTGGAGAAAAATAAAAACATGAGAAGCCTATATTACTTACACATGGAAAAAAATAAACTTTGGAATGTACACCTCCCAAGACCCATACTTATTTTTCATTAATACAAAATATCACTTCATTGAGCATTGGAAGTTCATTAAAAGATACTGACCCATATGCAAGTTGAAATAATTTGCATAAACCCTATGAATAATGACATCTATCATAAGTTCACTACCCAACTTAGCTAAAATAAATATGAATAGGGAATGAGGAGATCATACCTCTAAGCTGCTGGACAAGTCCTTTAAGTGTTTTCTCTTCATTTTGTAGTTGTGATAGCTCGGCCTCATCCTTAGCTATAGTTGTTTTTGCTAGTTCAATTTCATGCTTTCTTATTGCAACACCCTCTTGAAGTCACAATTTTTTTCATCAATTTGTTCCTTGCCACTTTCCCAGCCTCCCAACATGTATTAGGGCATTTCCCTTTATCATCATACTCATCACTCCCATCACAACAGTCTGAGATTAAGGACAAGTAGATTAGAGAAGACAAGTATCCAACTCAAAACAACAATTCAGTAAAAAGATCTAATAATGGAATTTAGTTGGCATTGGAAAAAAATTGTTAAAGTCAAAGAGAAGTTCAAAGAGCTTAACTTGACTCATTTCTGTCCTAATGGAATTTATAGGACAGCTGAAGGTTACAAAGCTCTTGTTCTGAATCATCAAAAAGTATCTTGGTATAGGGAAGTTTGGAATAGAACCATCATACCTAAGCATTGATTTATCTTATGGCTTGCGGTTCTAGACAGGCTACAAATGAAAGATAGGTTATTTAGATTCAACACAACCACTAATTATCTTTGTCTTATCCGTGGTAGTAACAGAGAAACAAGAGAACATGTTTTCTTTGACTGTCATTTGAGCTTTTCTTGCTTGAGGAAAATCAAAAGCTGGCTGGAATGGAAGACAACATCTTCTACTATGCATAAGCTGCTAAGATGGATTGCTAAAGCCAGGTTATCTCAGTTATCTCAGTTCAGGAAACAAGTCCTTATGGTGGCGTTGGCAGCTATGATATACCAGATTTGGTGGTGTAGAAATGAGGCACTATGGAATCAAAAAGTTTATACAGCAAATATAATTGTTCAAAGGATTAAATTTAATGTAAAGTACAAAATTAGAAGTATAATGCCTAACAATGTTCAGTTGATAGAAAGAACTTGGTTTGAGAAATTGTAATAGTTTTCAGTCAGGTTTTTCTTACCTTGGCTGTTGAGTTGTAAATTAAAAGTTAGTAATACACTAATCttatttaacataaaaaaaaaagatctaaTAATTCTATATTACATCCtacatgcatgccacatttaataaaacatgataatcagagaaaaaaaaaaggctcATTACGATTGAATACCCATTACTAATtcaataagatttttttttatcccTGATCAATGACATAGTTTCTTCTAAAATCACAATCCTCTCCAAAGAAAGAActcaaaatataagaaaattaaaCTAGGAAAATGGAACATAGAAGGAAAAACTCGTTCTTGCTTCTATACAAGTTATTAAAGCAGTAAATTTAAAGCTACTTACCGCATATACCATCATTCACTCTAGTAGAATAACACTTTAGGAGCATGCCCTGCATTTTGACAATAGAATCTTCCATTTGGACAAGCAGATGTTCCTACAACCCACAAAACAAATATGCATAGCATTTATCAAAATCAGTAAATCACATAGACACCCAATAGAAAAGTATAACATTTCACCAAACAATGCAATGAAAAGAAAGGGGAAAGAAAAACCAAATGAATGATATACAAACTGCAGTAAATTAGCAagtataataacaaaaaaaaaacccatCCCCATAAGAAATCAGATGCATCTTTCACCTAATATagataaataatcaaattcagtAAAATATAGGAGAGGAAGATGATACCAGGCTCGTCGGTGCCATCGGGGCAGTCGCAGAAGTTGTCGTTGAGCTGGGTTTTGGTGAATTTCTTGGATCCGTCTTTACATTTGATGGAATCAGAAGACTTGTAGTATTTTTCATCTGAGTAATGAAGCCAACACCTTCAATAATCAATCATTCTTCTCATCACAtatacaaacaaatataaattgaaATGTAAGAAAAGAGAAAGATGATTATTCTCATCACGTCATTTTTCATCTGAGGAAGATGATTCTTCTCATCACGTCGATCCCCATCCCCACCATTGAGCCCGCATCTGAGACGAGGAACACCACGAGCCCAGACCCACACCTCTTCCCCGTCACCGTCGGAAAGTGCAAGAGGCGGACAGCTTCGGACCGTTGGTTGACAGCCCTGGGCAGCGCGTATGGTGGTGAGCTCGCGGGGGTCGACGTTTTGAGGGCCGGCGGTTCGATTGGGCTGGCGCGTGTACGACTCCGGCGATGGGACGATGGCCGTTCGGGCCTGGCAGAGGCAACACagtgagagagagaatgaggCATCGGGAAAGATAGAggaaaagagggagagagaaatgattttcatattttttttattttaaaattttcttatttatttaattgaaaaaaactAATATCTAATATATAAATTCTTTTTTAGTTaacacaatttattttttatttaaattaaaaaaatcttgTGTGTGTGACTGAAATAGATTTCCAAAATGTGTATTTTGATCcattatatattttcaaaacaaatGAGTGTTTTTATGCTCTtatacttaacaattttaaggacttgctttgagagtccttaatactcttttaggactcgcaaaatgAGTCTTTAAAAGTCAtcatgtttttaggactcgcaaagtgagtccttaaagagtattaaggactcccaaagcaagtccttaaaattgttaagtaaaacactcattttttagcccagatttttttaggactcgcatatttttttaggacactcattgcgagtcctaaattgtgttttttcaggactcccaatgagtgtcctaaaagctccagaaatatttttaaggacttgcatttatgtgcgagtcctaaaaaagtgtcccgtaaaggatattttgtagtagtgctttTTACAGCAATCACATGAGACTCCCTGAggttcccttggaaacgagcgtacactccaacactgtaactgatGTCAGGGAGACTTGTAGTTAAGtaaaggagactcccaatcatactcctgtaaagagttggataaactttcttcccattttcatctttagaTAATTTGACCGTAGTACCCATTGGAGTTTTAGCATGTTTCGATGCATCGAGTCCAATTCTTTTCACTagacttcttgcatacttgctgtgtgaaatgaaaattccctcatctgactgcttcacttgaagtcctaagaagaaattgagttctcctaccattctcatctcaaactcttcctgcatttgtttcacaaattcctgtactagagaatcattagtagaaccaaacactatatcatcaacatagatttgtgctatcataatattttcatcaacatttttgataaaaagtgttttgtctactccccctctcttgtacccctttgagaccaaaaaaatgagttagtctctcatgCCAAGCCCGTGGAGCTTCtttcagcccatacaaagctttttgcaatttataaacatgattaggattgtaaagatcctcaaaccctttgggttgttccacataagcttcttcattcaaaaatccatttaaaaaggcagattttacatccatttggaacaatttaaaaccaagaacacgtgaaatagctagtaataatcttatggattcaagtcttgcaacaggggcaaatgtctcatcaaaatcaattccttcaacttgagtgtacccctgtgcaactagtctggctttatttcttattatggtcccaaattcatcagttttatttttaaatatccactttgtacctataacattagtatgactcggtgtagggacaagaatccatacctcattccttgtgaattgatctagctcttcttgcatagcattgatccatgatttatcatttaaggcttcctttgtattttttggttccaaagtagaagtaaaacaaacaaattgaaccaaatttacatacctatttcgagtgaccatactctcttcaagatttcccaaaataatgtcagaagggtgattcttttttactctagttgatggttctttttgaacAGAGTCAGAGGaaataactggattttccttctctgtttgccTAGTTGTTGTTTTGACAGAATCAGCGTTTGATACATCAGCAGTGGCTGTTGTCACCTCCAAATACTGTGCTGTCAGATatgccatttctttatgatgtttaaCATCAATGggcctgtcaatttcctcctcatgggagtactcagaaaaatcttttaaatcatctacaaccacattagctGATTTCATAATAGTTTGGGTTTTCATGTTATAGACACGAAAAGCCCTATTATTGGTGGAATAACCAAAAAGAAACTCCCATatcgcttttggcatcaaatttgcccagattctcacgatctctaagaatataacacagacacccaaatacatgaaaataattgacattgggttttctacctttccagatttcataaggagttttatttgtacctggacgcagaaaaacacgattaattaTGTAACAAGCTATATTAATTGCTtctgcccacaatttctttgtgatttttttgctattaagcataactctggccatttcctgcaatgtatgatttttccgttccactaccccattttgttcaggggttttgggagcagaaaattcatgcaaaattccaaaagatttacaatattcatcataaacagaattttcaaactccttaccatgatcacttcgtattcttacAATCTCTCcgatgttacaatttttttcaaatCTAAGTCTTGTGCATAgtgtttgaaa
It encodes the following:
- the LOC133816466 gene encoding uncharacterized protein LOC133816466, yielding MKNDMKNTTSLLIPSNVKTDPRNSPKPSSTTTSATAPMAPTSLEHLLVQMEDSIVKMQGMLLKCYSTRVNDGICDCCDGSDEYDDKGKCPNTCWEAGKVARNKLMKKIVTSRGCCNKKA